The Candidatus Koribacter versatilis Ellin345 genome has a segment encoding these proteins:
- a CDS encoding NAD+ synthase, which translates to MKIALGQINPTVGDFVGNAEKIVHYAARARTAGAEVILFPELSICGYPPRDLVERATFVAHNREIAEAIARMTVGITVVAGLVTPANGKTGKSVMNSAAVLRDGRIVHVQSKRLLPTYDVFDEMRNFAPADHQELFCQGSTSIALTICEDAWNDKNFWDRRLYGNDPVEDLMVGGGKLLLNISASPFYVAKQELRRKMLTAIARKYHTVVAMCNQVGGNDSIVFDGSSVVIGPDGSVIAQARSFEEDLIFCDTDALTGDIHPELGSEDANAYAALVLGTRDYVGKCGFRKVIIGLSGGIDSALTAAIAVDALGAENVMGVGMPGPYSSQGSIDDAAALAENLGIRFEIVPIGDVVQAFRNTLAPVFSGFHEDTTEENIQARTRGNILMSLSNKFGAMVLSTGNKSELAVGYCTLYGDMAGGLAVISDVPKTMVYRLSHYVNRGREIIPQNTITKPPSAELRPNQKDTDSLPEYEVLDAILDDYVEEMKSAKEIAEAHGFDIALVRRVIALIERTEYKRQQAAPGLKISTKAFGVGRRFPIAARSDLA; encoded by the coding sequence GTGAAGATTGCGCTCGGTCAGATCAACCCTACGGTTGGCGATTTCGTGGGGAATGCCGAAAAGATTGTTCACTACGCTGCCCGCGCCCGCACGGCTGGAGCCGAGGTGATTCTCTTTCCCGAGCTCTCTATCTGTGGGTATCCGCCGCGGGACTTGGTGGAGCGCGCGACGTTCGTTGCGCACAATCGCGAGATTGCCGAAGCCATTGCCCGGATGACGGTGGGGATCACCGTCGTCGCCGGTTTGGTTACGCCGGCGAATGGGAAGACGGGCAAATCGGTGATGAATTCGGCGGCGGTGCTGCGCGATGGACGCATCGTTCATGTGCAGTCGAAGAGGCTGCTGCCGACCTACGATGTCTTCGACGAGATGCGCAACTTCGCGCCTGCGGACCACCAGGAGTTGTTCTGCCAGGGAAGCACGTCCATCGCGCTGACGATTTGCGAAGACGCGTGGAACGATAAGAACTTTTGGGACCGCCGCTTGTATGGCAACGATCCTGTCGAAGACCTGATGGTTGGCGGCGGAAAGTTATTGCTGAATATTTCGGCGTCGCCGTTTTACGTGGCCAAACAAGAGTTGCGGCGCAAAATGTTGACCGCGATCGCGCGCAAGTATCACACGGTTGTCGCGATGTGCAATCAAGTCGGCGGGAATGACTCGATCGTGTTCGATGGCTCGAGCGTGGTGATCGGGCCGGACGGCTCAGTCATCGCGCAAGCGCGGTCGTTCGAAGAAGATTTAATTTTCTGCGATACCGATGCGCTTACGGGCGATATCCATCCAGAACTCGGGAGCGAAGACGCGAACGCTTATGCGGCATTGGTGCTCGGCACGCGCGACTACGTTGGCAAATGCGGATTCCGCAAGGTCATTATCGGGTTGAGTGGCGGCATTGATTCGGCGCTGACCGCTGCGATTGCGGTGGATGCGCTTGGCGCGGAAAACGTGATGGGTGTGGGCATGCCGGGGCCGTACTCGTCGCAGGGAAGCATTGACGACGCTGCCGCGTTGGCAGAGAACCTCGGGATTCGGTTTGAGATCGTTCCGATTGGCGATGTCGTGCAGGCTTTTCGAAATACGCTCGCACCCGTGTTCTCGGGCTTCCACGAAGACACGACGGAAGAGAACATCCAGGCCCGGACGCGGGGCAATATCCTGATGTCGCTGTCGAACAAGTTCGGCGCAATGGTGCTGAGCACCGGCAATAAGTCGGAACTCGCGGTTGGATATTGCACGCTTTACGGGGATATGGCCGGGGGGCTGGCGGTGATCTCCGACGTGCCGAAGACGATGGTATATCGGCTATCGCACTACGTGAACCGCGGGCGCGAGATCATTCCGCAAAACACGATTACGAAGCCGCCCAGCGCCGAGTTGCGTCCGAACCAGAAAGACACGGACAGCCTGCCCGAATACGAGGTGCTCGATGCTATCCTCGATGACTACGTGGAAGAGATGAAGTCCGCAAAGGAGATTGC
- a CDS encoding response regulator, translated as MAAAKPTLLCVDDDHNGLMIRALVLEKLGYTVLTANDPQQALKIFRHSEIDAVLLDYYMPLVDGAYVAKAMRYLKPKVPIVMISGATALPADALKDTDGFVQKGLSPVDMTDVLSKVLLHPSA; from the coding sequence ATGGCAGCGGCAAAGCCTACTCTTCTCTGCGTTGATGATGATCACAACGGATTGATGATCCGTGCCCTGGTGCTCGAGAAGCTCGGTTATACCGTCCTCACCGCCAACGATCCCCAGCAAGCCCTCAAAATCTTTCGACATTCCGAGATCGACGCCGTCCTGCTCGATTACTACATGCCCCTGGTTGATGGAGCCTACGTCGCGAAAGCAATGCGATATCTCAAGCCCAAAGTGCCGATCGTGATGATCTCTGGCGCAACCGCCCTCCCCGCCGACGCGCTTAAAGATACCGACGGCTTTGTGCAAAAAGGCCTGTCGCCCGTAGACATGACCGACGTTCTCAGCAAGGTGCTGCTTCACCCCTCCGCCTGA
- a CDS encoding NAD(P)/FAD-dependent oxidoreductase — translation MTDTRSARVVVIGGGFGGLETVSHLKHQPVQILLLDRKNHHTFQPLLYQVATAGLSPAEIAAPLRSIVSKQKNTEVLLAEVTGFDLARKIVHTVDAEIEYDYLVVAAGARHSYFAHDEWEPLAPGLKTVEDALEIRRRVLLAFEEAERQAALHGHHQDITFAIVGGGPTGVELAGTISEVARTSLPRDFRNIDPTHTRVILIEAGPRVLAAFPEDLSASAEQQLHKLGVEVRTSTMVTQILPHEIHMGDVVLPTSVTLWAAGVFASPLGRALSEQVDRAGRVPVQPDLTLPNHPEVFVIGDLATIKNPDGKPVPGVAPAAMQMGRFVAKTISDDLAHRPRTNFVYNDKGNLATIGRNAAVAQFPGFKLTGYFAWLSWLFIHILFLIGFRNRLLVMIEWAWSYLTYKRSARLITDEVGRLREQRSSPDSHNAETPPVEVIERRSA, via the coding sequence ATGACGGATACGAGAAGCGCTCGCGTGGTAGTCATCGGCGGCGGCTTCGGTGGTCTCGAAACCGTTTCCCATCTCAAACACCAACCGGTGCAGATCCTCCTGCTCGATCGCAAAAACCATCACACTTTCCAGCCACTGCTCTACCAGGTCGCGACCGCAGGGCTGTCGCCGGCGGAGATCGCTGCACCGCTGCGTTCGATCGTGTCGAAACAGAAGAACACTGAAGTCTTGCTCGCGGAAGTCACCGGCTTCGATCTCGCGCGCAAGATCGTGCACACTGTGGACGCAGAAATCGAATACGACTATCTCGTCGTCGCTGCCGGAGCGCGGCATTCGTATTTTGCCCATGACGAGTGGGAACCTCTCGCGCCCGGGCTCAAGACCGTCGAAGACGCTCTTGAGATTCGTCGTCGCGTGCTGCTTGCGTTTGAAGAAGCAGAGCGCCAGGCCGCGCTGCACGGCCATCATCAGGACATCACGTTCGCGATCGTGGGTGGCGGACCCACCGGGGTCGAACTCGCCGGAACAATTTCCGAAGTCGCCCGCACCTCGCTCCCCCGTGACTTCCGCAACATCGATCCTACGCACACGCGGGTGATTCTCATCGAAGCCGGACCGCGAGTTCTCGCTGCCTTTCCGGAAGACCTCTCGGCAAGTGCGGAACAACAGTTGCACAAACTCGGTGTGGAAGTCCGCACCAGCACAATGGTCACGCAGATCCTTCCCCACGAAATCCATATGGGCGATGTGGTGTTGCCGACGTCGGTTACGCTGTGGGCTGCGGGTGTCTTTGCCTCTCCGCTCGGCCGCGCTTTAAGTGAACAAGTAGACCGCGCCGGTCGCGTTCCCGTGCAGCCCGACCTCACGCTTCCCAATCATCCCGAAGTCTTCGTGATCGGCGACCTCGCTACCATCAAAAACCCTGACGGCAAGCCGGTTCCCGGCGTCGCGCCCGCCGCCATGCAAATGGGACGCTTCGTCGCCAAAACCATCAGCGATGATCTCGCCCATCGTCCGCGCACCAACTTCGTTTACAACGACAAAGGTAATCTCGCCACCATCGGCCGCAACGCCGCCGTCGCCCAGTTCCCTGGGTTCAAACTGACCGGTTACTTCGCGTGGCTGTCCTGGCTCTTCATCCACATCTTGTTCCTCATCGGATTCCGCAATCGCCTGCTCGTAATGATCGAATGGGCATGGTCGTACCTCACTTACAAGCGCAGCGCACGGCTCATCACGGATGAAGTCGGCCGCCTCCGCGAGCAACGATCTTCGCCCGACTCCCACAATGCCGAAACGCCTCCTGTGGAAGTGATTGAAAGGCGAAGCGCTTAG
- a CDS encoding tetratricopeptide repeat protein, producing the protein MNFRRGLILVFCCLLLSLTAVAQAHAGAQTLLVLPFDNASRAPGLEWISESFPELLGQRMASPSTYVISRDERLLAFDRFGIPQTLHPSLATLYRMAEQMDADYVVIGHYTFDGNTFTANAQLLDMKSLKLEPSVTASGPLTTLMNIQSTLAWDLIGEMQRQPTGSKDEFLRASSGIRLDAFENYVRGITAGTRQEKINRLREANRLSPNYTRATLALGKAYLDNRDYDQAVNWLSRIPKNDPLANEASFDIGIAAFYRGDFERSAEAFNFLLTRLPMPAIYNNLGVIAARRGRKTEADLLQKAVAADPTDADYRFNLSVALARGGDNAGAVRQLRDAQKTHPDDAEIKSLLDQLQGAAVSNVSHTQAAQLKLPMERLKRTYDETSYQQVAMEIENVAEQRLAQADPKTHAAYHLERGRDLLNQGFAAQAEKQFREALQYDPNNAVGHAGLARSLESSDPAASAREADASLKLQSNVDAYLVVARLAVARKDTRKANDAVDSALKLEPANSAALALKRSIESKAGQAPPSGSTPE; encoded by the coding sequence TTGAATTTTCGCCGCGGCCTCATTCTCGTTTTCTGCTGTTTGCTGCTGAGCCTTACTGCTGTTGCCCAGGCACACGCGGGGGCACAAACGCTCCTCGTCCTCCCCTTCGACAACGCATCCCGCGCCCCAGGCCTCGAATGGATCAGCGAGTCCTTCCCTGAGTTGCTCGGTCAGCGCATGGCCTCCCCCTCAACCTATGTCATTAGCCGTGACGAACGCCTGCTCGCCTTCGACCGCTTCGGCATCCCTCAAACCCTTCATCCTTCCCTCGCCACGCTCTATCGCATGGCCGAGCAAATGGACGCCGACTACGTCGTTATCGGCCACTACACGTTCGACGGCAACACTTTCACCGCAAATGCGCAGCTTCTCGACATGAAGTCACTGAAGTTGGAGCCATCCGTCACCGCTAGCGGCCCGCTCACCACGCTGATGAATATCCAGAGCACCCTCGCATGGGACCTGATCGGCGAAATGCAAAGGCAGCCGACTGGCTCGAAGGACGAGTTCCTCCGCGCCTCCTCCGGCATTCGACTCGACGCCTTCGAAAACTACGTTCGTGGCATCACCGCCGGCACCCGCCAGGAGAAGATCAATCGCCTGCGCGAGGCCAACCGCCTCAGCCCGAATTACACCCGCGCCACGCTCGCGCTCGGCAAGGCTTATCTCGACAATCGCGACTACGATCAGGCCGTCAACTGGCTCTCGCGAATTCCAAAAAACGATCCGCTCGCAAATGAAGCCAGTTTCGATATCGGCATCGCGGCCTTTTATCGTGGCGACTTCGAACGCTCCGCTGAGGCCTTCAATTTCCTGCTGACCCGTTTGCCCATGCCCGCGATCTACAACAACCTTGGTGTCATCGCCGCCCGGCGCGGCCGGAAAACCGAAGCAGACCTGCTGCAGAAAGCTGTCGCTGCCGATCCCACCGACGCCGACTACCGTTTCAACCTCTCTGTTGCGCTCGCCCGTGGCGGCGACAACGCCGGCGCAGTGCGACAACTTCGCGACGCCCAAAAGACCCATCCCGACGACGCAGAGATCAAGTCTCTTCTGGATCAGCTTCAAGGCGCGGCAGTCTCCAACGTTTCGCACACCCAGGCAGCGCAGCTCAAACTCCCTATGGAGCGCCTGAAACGCACCTACGACGAAACTTCGTATCAGCAAGTGGCCATGGAAATCGAGAACGTCGCTGAGCAGCGCCTCGCGCAGGCCGATCCCAAGACTCACGCTGCCTACCATCTCGAACGCGGACGCGATCTGTTGAACCAGGGCTTCGCCGCGCAAGCCGAAAAACAATTCCGCGAGGCGTTGCAATACGATCCAAACAATGCCGTTGGTCATGCAGGCTTGGCACGCTCGCTTGAATCGAGCGACCCGGCGGCCTCCGCGCGCGAAGCCGACGCATCCCTCAAACTCCAGTCGAATGTCGACGCCTACCTAGTCGTGGCACGCTTGGCCGTCGCCCGCAAAGACACCCGCAAAGCGAATGACGCTGTCGATTCGGCCTTGAAACTTGAGCCTGCGAATTCCGCCGCACTGGCACTCAAACGAAGCATAGAATCAAAGGCGGGTCAGGCCCCGCCATCCGGCAGCACGCCGGAGTAG
- a CDS encoding NfeD family protein — MRRLLLLFAALCIALPSLAQVVRLKLDDTIQPVSEEYISRGIDYAAEHNAQAVLIELHTPGGLVTSTRAIISKILGSKVPVIIYVYPTGANAASAGFFILESADIAAMAPGTNTGSAHPVSLAFGVAQTKEDDTMKAKIENDLAAFLRSYVSKRGRNVALAETGVRESKAFSDQEALSQNLIDVIAKDEQDLLSQVNGRTVKRFDGSTVVMKIAAAPITDYDRSLKERLLGFLVDPNIAFLIFAIGAIGLYAEFNHPGAIIPGVVGTVCILLALFAFHFLPIRYAAVTLILASFIFFALEAKFATHGILGIAGIACLALGGMLLVDGPIPEMRVKWEMALSVSVAFGLITVFLMTIALRARRNKVTTGIQGLLGQTGVARSPLSPTGKVTVMGEIWDAASLVPVAAGEPVVIRGIDGLTLRVEPVAQSVAAREVVLQR; from the coding sequence ATGCGACGCCTGTTGCTGCTTTTCGCCGCGCTCTGTATCGCCCTGCCGTCTCTCGCGCAAGTCGTCCGCCTCAAGCTCGACGACACCATTCAGCCGGTCTCCGAGGAATACATCAGCCGCGGCATCGATTACGCCGCAGAGCACAACGCACAGGCTGTCTTGATCGAGTTGCATACCCCCGGCGGCCTGGTCACCTCTACGCGCGCCATCATCTCGAAGATCCTTGGCTCCAAGGTTCCCGTAATCATTTACGTCTATCCGACAGGCGCGAATGCAGCTTCCGCGGGTTTCTTCATCCTTGAGTCCGCCGACATCGCCGCCATGGCGCCCGGCACCAACACCGGCTCTGCCCATCCCGTCTCGCTGGCCTTTGGCGTAGCGCAAACAAAGGAAGACGACACGATGAAGGCCAAGATCGAAAACGATCTCGCGGCCTTCCTTCGTTCATACGTCTCCAAGCGCGGACGCAACGTCGCTCTCGCCGAAACCGGCGTACGCGAATCAAAAGCCTTCTCCGACCAGGAAGCCCTCAGCCAGAACCTGATTGACGTCATCGCCAAAGACGAGCAGGACCTGCTCTCACAAGTGAATGGCCGCACCGTAAAACGTTTCGACGGCAGCACGGTCGTCATGAAAATCGCCGCTGCTCCCATCACCGATTACGACCGCTCGCTCAAAGAACGCCTCCTCGGCTTCCTCGTCGATCCCAATATCGCGTTCCTCATTTTCGCCATCGGCGCCATCGGTCTATACGCGGAGTTCAATCATCCCGGCGCGATCATCCCCGGCGTTGTCGGAACCGTCTGCATCCTGCTTGCGCTATTCGCGTTCCATTTCCTTCCGATACGTTACGCAGCCGTCACGCTCATCCTCGCCTCGTTTATCTTCTTTGCGCTCGAAGCTAAATTCGCCACCCACGGAATTCTCGGCATCGCCGGTATCGCCTGCCTCGCTCTCGGTGGCATGTTGCTGGTGGATGGTCCCATCCCCGAAATGCGCGTCAAGTGGGAAATGGCGCTCTCTGTCTCGGTCGCCTTTGGCCTGATCACTGTCTTCCTGATGACCATCGCCCTCCGCGCGCGCCGCAATAAGGTGACCACCGGCATTCAAGGCCTGCTGGGCCAGACCGGCGTCGCCCGTTCGCCGTTATCACCAACCGGCAAAGTTACGGTCATGGGTGAGATCTGGGACGCCGCCTCGCTGGTACCCGTCGCAGCCGGCGAACCGGTCGTTATACGCGGGATTGACGGGCTTACCCTGCGCGTCGAGCCCGTCGCACAATCTGTCGCCGCACGAGAAGTCGTATTACAGCGTTGA
- a CDS encoding slipin family protein codes for MPAFAPIAIIVVIFIFWVLSCIKVIPEYERAVIFTLGHLNPQPKGPGLVLIFAPLQRVVRVSLQQEAMEVPPQDIITRDNVTLKVNAVIFLRVIDPNRAIVQVSNYRYQTSQFAQTTLRSVLGEVDLDELLAHREKINLRLQSILDQHTDPWGVKVTSVEVKQVDLPESMQRAMAKQAEADREKRSKIIHAEGEFAAAQRLTEAAHLLSTEPASMQLRYLQTLTEIGVEKNTTVIFPVPVDMLQGIQQIINKAVTKP; via the coding sequence ATGCCCGCGTTTGCACCGATCGCAATCATCGTCGTCATCTTCATCTTCTGGGTCCTGAGCTGCATCAAGGTCATCCCCGAGTACGAGCGCGCCGTCATCTTCACGCTTGGCCATCTCAACCCGCAACCGAAAGGTCCCGGCCTGGTGTTGATCTTCGCTCCCTTGCAGCGCGTGGTCCGTGTCTCGCTGCAGCAGGAAGCGATGGAAGTTCCGCCGCAGGACATCATCACTCGCGACAACGTCACCCTCAAAGTGAACGCCGTTATCTTCCTCCGCGTGATTGATCCGAACCGCGCCATCGTCCAGGTCTCGAACTATCGCTACCAGACCTCGCAATTTGCCCAGACGACGCTGCGCTCCGTCCTCGGCGAAGTTGACCTCGACGAGTTACTGGCTCACCGCGAGAAGATCAATCTGCGATTGCAGAGCATCCTCGATCAGCACACCGATCCCTGGGGCGTGAAAGTCACCAGTGTCGAAGTGAAACAGGTTGATTTGCCGGAGAGCATGCAGCGCGCCATGGCCAAACAGGCCGAGGCAGATCGCGAAAAGCGATCGAAAATCATCCACGCCGAGGGTGAATTCGCCGCTGCCCAGCGCCTCACCGAAGCCGCCCATCTGCTCTCCACCGAGCCTGCCTCCATGCAATTGCGCTATCTCCAAACCCTCACCGAAATCGGCGTCGAGAAGAACACGACGGTAATCTTCCCCGTTCCGGTAGATATGCTACAGGGCATCCAGCAAATCATTAACAAGGCCGTGACGAAGCCGTAA
- a CDS encoding SPOR domain-containing protein, whose translation MQSQDTEITLGLGKLLGLFLVLAILCGVFFSIGYSFGKSSAKGAATTADASLASEPSGPKPAGSVSAKSAQPENKPDLTFYKAVGQKEPDANLQKPEPEPEVTPAPARAADPMTPKSVAPEIARPGSGYVVQVAAVSKQEDAQALADALRKKSYAVLIATNPPNDKLYHVQVGPFVDIATAEDMRTRLVSDGYNPILKK comes from the coding sequence ATGCAATCTCAGGACACTGAAATCACCCTTGGGCTCGGAAAACTGCTCGGGCTCTTTCTTGTACTCGCAATTCTCTGCGGCGTCTTCTTCAGCATCGGCTACTCGTTCGGCAAGAGTTCCGCGAAGGGCGCCGCCACAACCGCCGACGCTTCCCTCGCCTCCGAGCCCTCCGGCCCCAAGCCAGCCGGCAGCGTCTCCGCGAAGTCAGCTCAGCCTGAGAACAAGCCCGACCTCACGTTCTACAAAGCCGTCGGTCAAAAAGAGCCCGACGCCAATCTGCAGAAGCCCGAGCCTGAACCCGAGGTCACGCCTGCTCCCGCGCGCGCTGCCGACCCCATGACGCCGAAATCCGTCGCGCCCGAAATCGCTCGCCCCGGTTCCGGGTACGTCGTGCAGGTCGCCGCCGTCAGCAAACAGGAAGACGCTCAAGCCCTCGCCGACGCTCTGCGCAAAAAGAGCTACGCCGTCCTGATCGCTACCAACCCGCCCAACGACAAGCTCTACCACGTGCAAGTCGGCCCCTTCGTCGACATCGCCACCGCCGAAGACATGCGGACGCGCCTCGTAAGCGACGGCTACAACCCTATCCTTAAAAAGTAA
- a CDS encoding ArsR/SmtB family transcription factor, which translates to MAILMAMNTKNGNGHHLTEQLRAVADPTRRRILRMLGEKGHCSIGESTGLCARDIEAKIKLSQPTVSHHMKILADAGLITGQRRGQWTWYRRDETAVRQMTKKFREEL; encoded by the coding sequence ATGGCTATATTGATGGCCATGAATACCAAGAACGGAAACGGACATCATCTCACTGAACAACTGCGTGCCGTTGCCGATCCCACCCGCCGCCGCATCCTCAGAATGCTCGGCGAAAAGGGCCATTGCTCCATCGGGGAATCTACCGGCCTCTGCGCCCGCGACATCGAAGCCAAAATCAAACTCTCGCAACCAACGGTTTCGCACCACATGAAAATCCTCGCCGACGCCGGCCTGATCACCGGCCAACGCCGCGGCCAATGGACGTGGTACCGCCGCGACGAAACCGCAGTACGGCAGATGACGAAGAAGTTCAGGGAAGAACTTTGA